A single genomic interval of Shewanella halotolerans harbors:
- a CDS encoding prepilin peptidase — MTESLQLMAQYPLLFAAISFVFASTIGSFLNVVIHRLPVMMKREWQLECNQYLDEYHNATVADIKDKLAQPIDDYPEKYNLVVPGSACPKCKTSIKPWHNLPVLGWLMLGGKCAHCKARISARYPVIEALTGLAVAYLAYHFGPTWQFVFATILTFGLVALTGIDLDEMLLPDQITLPLLWIGLLINLNGTFVSITDAVIGASAGYMSLWSVFWGFKILTGKEGMGYGDFKLLAVFGAWFGWQLLPLIILLSSIVGALVGLLLIVNKKINSGNPIPFGPYIALAGWIAMIWGEKIVNWYLSTL; from the coding sequence ATGACAGAATCTCTCCAATTAATGGCTCAGTACCCTTTGCTGTTTGCCGCAATTTCCTTTGTCTTCGCCTCTACAATTGGCAGTTTTTTAAATGTGGTGATTCATCGCCTTCCCGTGATGATGAAAAGAGAGTGGCAGCTAGAATGTAACCAATATCTCGATGAATACCACAACGCAACCGTTGCGGATATTAAAGATAAATTAGCTCAGCCGATCGATGACTATCCAGAAAAATACAATCTTGTGGTACCTGGCTCTGCCTGCCCAAAATGTAAAACAAGCATAAAGCCTTGGCATAATCTACCAGTATTAGGCTGGTTGATGCTTGGTGGGAAATGCGCTCATTGTAAAGCACGTATCTCAGCAAGATACCCAGTCATTGAAGCCTTAACTGGATTAGCGGTTGCCTATCTGGCCTACCATTTTGGCCCAACTTGGCAATTTGTCTTTGCCACCATTCTGACCTTTGGTCTAGTAGCCTTAACAGGAATAGATCTCGATGAGATGCTGCTGCCGGATCAGATCACTTTGCCACTCTTATGGATTGGCCTACTTATAAATCTAAATGGCACCTTTGTCTCGATTACAGATGCGGTCATTGGCGCTTCTGCAGGCTATATGAGCCTTTGGAGCGTGTTCTGGGGATTCAAAATATTAACCGGCAAGGAAGGTATGGGTTATGGCGACTTTAAGCTATTAGCCGTATTCGGTGCCTGGTTTGGCTGGCAATTACTGCCCCTCATCATCCTGTTATCCTCCATTGTCGGCGCACTAGTTGGCTTGCTGCTCATCGTCAATAAGAAAATCAATTCTGGCAACCCCATACCATTTGGCCCTTATATCGCCTTAGCAGGTTGGATAGCCATGATTTGGGGTGAGAAAATCGTAAACTGGTACCTATCTACCTTATAG
- the coaE gene encoding dephospho-CoA kinase (Dephospho-CoA kinase (CoaE) performs the final step in coenzyme A biosynthesis.): protein MSKFVVGLTGGIGSGKTTVANLFGEMGIDLVDADVVSREVVTKGSIGLTEIAHHFGPSVLLEDGELNRTALREKIFNDPSAREWLNNLLHPLIRTEMLTQLQNATSAYAILVVPLLFENGLDRLVNCTLVVDISPELQIKRTTERDAVDAQQVKNIIASQASRDEKLSKADDVIDNQGDISALKEKVTALHNKYIKLAAQT, encoded by the coding sequence ATGTCGAAATTTGTTGTAGGCCTCACCGGCGGAATAGGAAGCGGCAAGACGACTGTCGCCAACTTGTTTGGTGAAATGGGTATCGATCTTGTTGACGCAGATGTTGTCAGCAGAGAGGTTGTCACAAAGGGAAGTATAGGGCTAACCGAAATTGCTCACCATTTTGGTCCAAGCGTCCTCCTCGAAGATGGTGAGCTCAATCGCACCGCTTTAAGAGAAAAAATTTTTAACGACCCATCCGCAAGAGAGTGGTTGAATAACCTCCTCCACCCGTTAATTCGGACGGAAATGTTAACACAATTGCAAAATGCGACTTCAGCCTACGCAATTTTAGTTGTCCCCTTGCTATTTGAGAACGGTTTAGATAGGTTAGTCAATTGCACTTTAGTGGTTGATATTTCGCCAGAGTTACAAATAAAGCGAACCACTGAAAGGGATGCTGTCGATGCGCAGCAAGTAAAAAATATAATAGCTAGCCAGGCAAGCAGAGACGAAAAACTATCTAAAGCCGATGATGTTATCGATAATCAAGGTGATATTTCGGCATTAAAAGAAAAAGTCACTGCATTACATAATAAATACATAAAATTAGCCGCTCAGACTTAA